The Ignavibacteriales bacterium genome includes a region encoding these proteins:
- a CDS encoding HU family DNA-binding protein: MASKSMTKSQILDHLAKKTGTTKKLSGVFLDEIVGLAYREAKKAFVIPGLGKLLVVQRKKRMGRNPATGETMVIPAKKALKFRIAKQAKDAVLK; encoded by the coding sequence ATGGCTTCCAAATCAATGACCAAATCGCAGATACTGGATCATCTAGCTAAAAAAACCGGTACAACAAAAAAGTTATCCGGTGTTTTTCTTGATGAAATAGTAGGCTTAGCTTATAGAGAAGCTAAGAAAGCATTCGTGATTCCCGGCTTAGGCAAATTACTTGTAGTTCAAAGGAAAAAAAGAATGGGCAGAAATCCAGCCACCGGCGAGACAATGGTTATACCAGCAAAGAAGGCATTGAAATTCAGAATTGCTAAACAAGCTAAGGACGCTGTTCTGAAATAA